The Imtechella halotolerans DNA window AATACTTTTACCTTATCGTGTTTAGTACTTACAGTGGAATGTGTTTCATCACTGTATTGGTTATGAACATAATTGGCAGGCATTTCTCTAAATTTTCCTGCTTTTAGGTATTCCTCAGCTTTTTTCCAATTAATCGCTGCTATAAAATCCTTGTCATTTTGAGAGGCTCCTACTTCTTGAAGTGTGCTAGCTTCTTCTGTATTGTAGGTCGTAAAGAAGGTCCAACCATGAGATTTTCCTTTACCTGAGTGTGCTAAATCATAGTTGAATCCAGGCATCATTACTTGAAATTCAACATTCATATGTCCAGTTTCAGGATTAACTTTCACATAGGTAAGCGCCCCTTTAAAGTTCCCTTTATAATCCTTAATTGGCATATCCTTTTGAGGATAAGGGACTGAAAAACGAGTTCCAGCTACAACATACTCCGTATTTTCTGTCGTAAATGGTGAACTGTGATTACCTCCACTGTTAGGAATCTGAATAATTTCAGCAGTTTCAAAAGTGGATAGATCAATACGAGCAATACGTGGAGTATTGTTTCCATTTATAAAAATCCAGCGACCATCTGTCTCTCCATTTGTTTGGGATAACTCAGGGTGGTGAGCATCATCCCATGGCACAAATCCGAATGAAGTCTCCAACATTCCTTTGGTTTCTTCATTATATCCATAGCCCTTTTCGGCATCTTGTGAAAATACAGGTATTACTTTAAGAAGACGTCCTGAAGGCAACCCATACACACTTAGTTGTCCGCTAAATCCTCCCGAGAAAAAGCCATAAAATTCATCATGTTCTCCTGGTTTCACATAAACTTTGGAAGCAGCATCCGTCCCTAAGGCTCCGGCTTGACTTCCTTCATTTTTATTGGAGTTACACCCCCAAATGAAGGCGCCACTCACTGCTAGTAAAGCAATTTTGGTTAGTGTTTTCATAAAAAATACTACTATTTAATGGTTCTGAAGTATTCTAAAATAGCCCTAGCCTGTTCTTCGCTGACATTTTGGTTGGCCATTGGCGCACCATTAGCCTCTTTTAGCAATTGGATAGCAATAGGGTCTTCCTTTATCATCTGCTCTGGATTCATTATCATATTCATAACCCACTCTGGAGAGCGACGTTCTAAAATATTAATAGGAGCCGGGCCTATAAACTTTTTAGTTGGTTTATGGCAGGCTGCACAAAGTGATTTAAATAATTCTTCTCCTTGAGATGCCATGCTCTGATCTATAGTTTCACTTATAGTAACCGATTTTACAGGACCAATCCCTTTATTGGTTAAATCTACTGTGGCTCCAGTAATAGTTGTTTTAGGCGGAGCTTCTTGCTCTTTAGGCTCCGTTTTACGTTCGTAAGAGAACCCTTCCTTCTTTTCCTCTTTACTTCCGCAACTAATTAAAAATGTAGTAAGTAGCGTAGCTAAGGTAATGTGTAAACGCATTTTCATGATGTGTGATTTAATTGATTCAGTTATAGAATTTAACTAGACAAATATACAATTATTTTTTAATTAAAGGATTATAAGGTCTTTTTTTATTTTATTATTATATTTGTAATAGGTTACTAATAAATAATAATGATTAATTTTAGGCCTTAAAATCATGTATATGTTGTCAAATTCCAGCAAGTATGCCATCAATGCAGTATTGTATATTGCCGTTAATGCTTCTGAAAATCAAAAGATAGGCGTAAAAGAAGTTGCTGATGCCATACAAATACCATCTCCGTTTCTTGCCAAACTGTTACAAACTTTGGCGAAGAAAAACGTTATAACCTCTACAAAAGGACCTGGCGGAGGCTTTTTCCTTACTGAAGAAAACCAAAAATTGCCTCTTATGGAGGTAGTAGAACATATTGACGGCTCTGAAAAGTTTTCAATGTGTGTTCTGGGACTCAAGGAATGTTCTGAAGAAAGTCCTTGCCCTATCCATCACAGTGTACAACCGTTTAAGGTGAGTTTTCTGCATGAATTAAGACACAATTCGATAGCTTCATTTGCAGAAAAAGTTAAAAAAGGGGAAACCTTTCTTTTTATTCAATAAATCCAATATTAATTCGCACACAATAGCCTTCATTGGCTCTTACATTAAAAACTGTCCCGTCTTCAAAAATAAGATACTGTCCTTTAATTCCTTTTAGGACACCCTTGTAGTCTGATGTTTTATCTAGATTAAGACTTTTTACTTTAGTAGGATATTGTAACACTGGGAAATTCAAATGTTCCTCAGTTAACTTAGTATCCACATAATAAGGCTTTACCTCTTCTGGAATAAATTCTGCTAACTTCTCTTTAACTGCTTCAAGATTAACATCTTCAACATCATTACTTAGCATTTTTCTCCAGTTAGTTTTATCAGAAATATGATTTTTAAGAGCAACCTCAGTAATACCTGCTAAATACCTATTAGGTACTTCTACAAGTAAAATGGCCTCATGTGCTCCTTGATCAATCCATCTAGTAGGGATTTGGCTTTTACGTGTCACCCCAACTTTAACTTCACTAGAATTAGCCAAATACACAATATGCGGTTGAAGTTGCATTTCTTTCTCATAGGATAAATCCCTTTCTTCTATGCCGAGATGAGCCTTGCTAAGTTCAGGTCGCATAACCCAATCAGCAGCTTGAGGAACCTCAAAAAAACAACTTTTACAAAAACCCTGACGGTAGATAGGCAGATTCTTTCCACAATTCAGGCATTCATAATTAAGAAATGTTATCTGAAAAGTCTTATCCAAAGCTTGATTAAGATGAATGAAATCTTCCTTCATTTCTAGATAGTATTGAATAGGAATTTGTAATTCAGATTTCATTTTTACGAGTACACCTTCAAACATGGGAAAAGTTTTTATATTTTTACCATCAGGGATGCCCTTTCTGGTCTATGACGAAGGTACGCCAAAAGAAATAAACATCCTAACAGCAGGCACGTTTACAAGGTAAAAACCCTTATATCTCTTCAGAAAAGTTCATTAATATGCCCATAACAATATTTAACTCTATTGCCTCATGGTTTTTAAAGAAAAGGATTCATCAAATGGAACTTTTCATCAAGTATCCTAATGAAGTACAGCAGGAGTTACTGAACCAATTATTACAGACAGCTCAATACACGTATTATGGAAAAATGTACGATTTCTCTAATATTAGAAATTATGAGCAATTTAGATCTAAAGTACCAGTGGTTCGTTATGAAGAAATGGAACCATTTATAGAGCGAACGCGATGCGGAGAACAAAATGTCTTTTGGCCAACACCCATTCGTTGGTTTGCAAAAAGTAGTGGAACTACAAATGCCAAAAGCAAATTCATACCTGTAAGTGAAGAAGCTTTACAGGACTGTCACTACAAATCAAGCAAAGACTTGCTATGTCTATATCTAAATAACAATGAAGACTCCCAGCTTTTCACAGGAAAAAGCCTAAGGCTTGGTGGTAGCAAACAACTTTATGAAGATAAAGGAACCTACTTTGGTGATCTTTCAGCTATACTAATAGACAATATGCCAATATGGGCTGAGTTTAGTAGTACACCAAGTAACAAAGTTTCTCTTATGAGTGAATGGGAGACAAAAATGCAAGCAATTATTAAAGAAGCTGTACATGAAAATGTGACCAGCTTAGCAGGAGTTCCCTCCTGGATGTTAGTTTTATTAAACAATGCATTGGAAACTACTGGAAAAAACCATTTACTTGAACTTTGGGAAAACCTAGAAGTTTATTTTCACGGTGGTGTGAGTTTCACTCCTTATCGTGAACAATACCATAAACTGATCCCTAAAGATTCATTTAATTATTACGAAATATATAATGCCTCTGAAGGGTTTTTTGCCATACAAGACAGGAATCATTCGGATGAATTGCTTCTAATGTTAGATTATGGAGTTTTCTACGAATTTATTCCTATGGACACCTATGGAACCCCACATGAAAAAGTAATTCCTCTATGGGACGTTGAAGTAGGAAAAAACTATGCAATTGTTATTACTACTAATGCGGGTTTATGGCGTTATCTAATTGGGGATACAGTACGATTCACAAGTATTGCTCCTCATCGCATAAAAATAACAGGACGTACTAAACATTTCATTAATGTTTTTGGGGAAGAATTAATCATTGAGAATACAGAAGAAGCGCTAAAAAGAACATGTAAGGCCACTGGGGCCGAATTAATAGATTATACAGTTGCCCCAGTATTTATGAAAGGCAAAAGCAAGGGAGCACATGAATGGCTTATTGAATTCAAAACTTTCCCTGGAAGTATCGCAAATTTCGCCCAACTATTAGACCTTGAGTTACAAAAACTTAACTCTGACTATGAAGCTAAGCGCTATAACAACATGACATTAAGCCCTCTAATTTTACATACCGCTAGACCACAACTTTTTTATGATTGGTTAAAAGCACATGATAAGTTAGGTGGTCAACATAAAGTTCCAAGGCTGTCTAATGAGCGTAAACATCTAGATGAATTACTTCAGATGAATGTAAAGAATTAATTGAATCCGTTAAAAGTAGCTTAAACTAATAATACTGCCCCTCAATCTAGAATAAATATACTAGATTAGACCTTTAAACTTATACACTTTCTATCTATTAAATTATGCAGAAAACATACTACGACCCGGCCGATTTAAAGAAATTCAACTCTATTACTGAATGGAATGAGGAGCTAGGAACTAAATTTTTCGAATATTATGCTAAGGTGTTTGAAGAAGGAAGTTTAACTGCTCGTGAAAAGTCTCTTATTGCATTAGCAGTTGCACATACTGTCCAATGTCCTTACTGTATTGATGCCTACACGGGAGATGGCTTGCAACGCGGTATAACCAAAGAAGAAATGATGGAAGCACTCCATGTTGCAGCAGCAATTAGAGGAGGAGCTTCTCTAGTGCATGGCGTACAAATGATGAATAAATACAATAAACTTTCCATGTAAAGTTCAATTCTTTAATCAGTCACTATTTTCACTTTTACATGGCAACCAAATCCTTGTTCGCAAGACATAATTCTCTTGCAAATACAAAAACCCAGCTTGAAATATTAAATAATAACGAACTTTTTGGACCTAAGGGTTTGCCTACTTTTAATCAGCAAGCCGAAAAATTTAATTCGTTTCCTTTAAGACCAATTGACCTTGAAATATTACAAATAAATATGGGGTATATGTGCAATCAAGTATGCGCACATTGTCATGTAGACGCTGGACCTGATCGGAAGGAGATAATGTCTAAGGAAACCTTATCCCAGTGCCTTACAATTCTGAAAAACTCCAAAGTACATACAATTGATCTTACAGGAGGAGCACCTGAAATGAATCCTCATTTTCGTTGGTTTATCGAAGAAGTATCTCAACTAGGCATTAGAGATATCATAGTCCGTTCAAACCTAACTATCCTAAGAGCTAATAAAAAATACCTTGATCTTCCTGAGTTTTTCAAAAAACATAACATTCATATTATATCCTCTATGCCGCATTGGACAAGAGGAAAAACAGACCAACAACGTGGTGAAGGTGTATTTGAAAAATCTATTCAAGCCTTGAAACGGCTTAACGAAATAGGTTACGGTATGCCAGAAAGCAATCTACAATTAGATTTGGTATACAACCCATCTGGAGCTTTTCTTCCCACTTCTCAAAATGCACTAGAGATCGAATTCAAAAAAGCACTATTAGCGGACTTTGACATTCATTTTCATAAGCTATTTGCTCTTACTAATCTTCCAATTAGTAGATTTTTAGAATACCTCATAGCATCAGACAACTACGAAGACTATATGCAAGAACTAGTGGAAGCATTTAATCCGATTACCCTGAACAACATTATGTGTAAAAACACGCTATCTATACGATGGGATGGGAATATTTATGACTGTGATTTTAACCAAATGCTTGACCTTAAAATAGCATCGACCTGCCAAAATATTGCCGAATTTAATATTGAACAAATTACAAAACGAAACATCATAACATCACAACACTGTTATGGTTGTACGGCAGGAGCTGGTAGTAGTTGTCAAGGAAGTGTTATTTAATAAATACCATTCCTATAACTTTAAAACCACAGAGATAAAGTACTTAACTGAATAAAAGTCAGCATATTCCTATTATAATTTAGGAAATTATTCCTATTTTAGTTCTTCAAAATGCTGAACGACACATGATGTATTTCTATTTATCAAAGTTTACATACCTTCTATGTATTTTCTTTACAAAATAGTAAAAGGCTGACAATTATCATAAAGGATAAAATTGTCTTAATTTATTTTTGGTACAAACTAAGCATCAAAACCATCATGAAAATTTTCAAAGCTTTATTTATCATTTTTATGACCCTTTTGTTATGTTCACAGACATGGGCTCAAGGTGAATTCTCTCTTACTGCGGATGTCAGATCCCGTTTTGAATATCGTCATGGATTTAGTACGCTATTCCCTGATGATGCTGATCCAGCCGCCTTCGTTAATCAACGAACAAGGCTTAACCTGCAATACAACAACGAACGACTCAAATTATTTATGAGCGTCCAAGATGTCAGTACGTGGGGTGATACTCCACAAATTTTACCAACTGATGGAAACGACTCATTTTCTCTTTTTCAAGCTTGGGCGCAACTTCTCCTTAATGAAAATTGGTCAATTAAAGCAGGTAGACAAGTCCTTTCTTATGATGACCAACGAATCTTAGGTGGATTGGATTGGGCAATGCAAGGTCGCTTTCATGACGCTCTTTTAGTAAAATACGCAAAAAACAAATTGGCTCTGGACATCGGAGGAGCCTTCAACCAAGAGAAAACAGCTAATTTTAACACTGCTTTTACAACACAAGGGGCCTTCTCATACAAAAGCATGCAATACTTTCATTTGCATCAGGAAATAGACAAGGCAGGATTAAGTATATTATTTTTAAATACTGGATTTCAAAAATTCACGAACAATAACTACGCTTCCCCAAATGGAGTAGCCTATAGACAAACCGCCGGTGCATATACAACCTTCCCTATCGGTATGCTCAAGTTTGAAGCAAGCGGCTATTACCAATTTGGAAAATTTACAGAAAATTCCGAAATTTCAGCTTACCAAATATCTTTAGACGGTTCCTATAAGACTAATAATGTACTATTTGGCTTAGGAATGGAAATGCTTAGTGGAACTGACCAAAATGGAGACTCTAAAATCAAATCCTTTATTCCTCTTTATGGAACCAACCATAAATTCAATGGATATATGGACTATTTTTATGTGGGGAATCATGCATATAGTGTGGGTCTTAATGACCTGCACGCCAGGGTAAATATTGGATTTACAGACAGATCAAATCTACTAATAAAGGCACATTATTTTATTGCAAATGCAAATTTAGCTTTGGATGCTGATCCCTATTTAGGTACAGAGATTGATCTTGTGTTTACACAAAAGATTCTGAAAGATGTTAAACTTGATGTAGGCTATTCACATATGTTCGCCTCAGAAAGTATGAGTTTAATAAAGGCAGGAGCACCACATGATAATACCAATAATTGGGCGTGGGCACAACTTTCTATAAATCCTTCTTTATTTAACACCAAAAAGGATTAATACTAATACACAGAAAATGTTCAAAATACAACACTTACTCCCTACTAAAAAGTCAAAATGGCGAACAACAGCAGTATTTCTCATTGCGGTAGTATTGGGAATGGGGCTTTTTATGGCTAAAGAGGCTGAGGTTGTATCCTATCTTTCCGATGATCCACAAGCTTGTGTTAACTGTCATGTAATGACACCAGTTTACAATAGCTGGATGCATAGTTCACACCGGGAATGGACTTCATGTAACGATTGTCATGTACCTCATGATAATATTTTAAATACCTACTATTTCAAAGCGAAAGATGGCCTATACCATGCTTCCGTATTTACATTACGAGCAGAACCTGAAGTAATCAAAATGCGCGAGGAATCTCAAAAAGTAGTTCAAGAAAACTGTTTGCGTTGCCATGTTCAACAAGTTACACAGACAAAATATGAAGGATGGATATCAACCCATAGTGAAAATAGAACAGACAGAACATGTTGGAGTTGTCACCGTGAAGTGCCTCACGGAAGAATTCACGGTAATTCAACCATACGATATAATATAGCACCATTACCCACAGATCAGGAAACCAACATCATACCTGATTGGCTTGACAAAGAAATAAAAAATACCAAAAAATAATATATATGAAAAATAAAGTCCTTTTTGTTGTAACCATACTGGTAGTATTCCTCCTTGGACTATTAGCCTCTAGTATAATAAACCGAAAAAATGAGGCTAAGTACAAATATGTGCCTCAGGTTGATATAGGTGAAAATGAGCCTAGAAATGAAGTATGGGGTAAAAATTACCCACAAGAATATCAATCCTATTTACAAACCTCCGATACTACATTTAGTTCCTACCAGGGTGGTGGTGCCATGCGTGATGTCCTAGAGGAGGATCCTCGATTGGTAGTTCTTTGGGCGGGCTATGGTTTTTCAAAAGATTATAGTCAAGGTAGAGGCCACTATTATGCAATTGAGGATATTCATAACACTTTAAGAACAGGAGCTCCCAAGGGAGAAGGAGATGGACCTATGCCCTCAACATGTTGGACTTGTAAAAGTCCCGATGTCCCAAGGTTAATGAATGAAATAGGAGTTACAGAATTCTATTCAGGTAAATGGGCTGATAAAGGTCATGAAGTGGTTAATCCTATTGGGTGTGCGGATTGCCATGATTCTAAAACCATGAAATTACAAATTACCCGCCCAGCACTAGTTGAAGCCTTTGAAAGTATGGGGAAAGACATTACCAAAGCTACCCACCAAGAAATGCGTTCATTAGTATGTGCACAATGTCATGTGGAGTACTATTTTAACAAAAACCTACCTGGAAAAGAAGGAGTACCTTATTTAGTATTTCCTTGGAAAAATGGATTCTCTGCGGAAAATATGGAGCAATATTATGATGATATTGATTTTCAAGACTGGACTCATGATATCAGTAAAGCTCCTATGTTAAAAGCACAACATCCAGGTTACGAAGTTTTTATGACCGGAGTTCATGCTGACAGAGGGGTATCTTGCGCCGATTGTCATATGCCATATAAAAGTGAGGGAGGTCAAAAATATACGGATCATCATATACAGTCCCCCCTAAACAATACTGCTAATGCTTGTCAAGTTTGCCATAGAGAAGAAACAACTAAACTAGTTGCTAATGTTTATGAACGACAGCAAAAATTCAATGAAAGCAGACTTAAATTAGAAGATCTTTTGGTTAAGGCACATATAGAAGCTGGAAAATGCTGGGAATTAGGAGCCACAACAGAACAAATGAAGGCTATATTAACTGACATACGACATGCTCAATGGAGATGGGATTATGCTGCCGCCTCCCATGGCGGATCATTCCATTCCCCTGTAGAATCGGCCAGAGTTGTCGCTAGTGGTTTAGTAATTGCTCAAGAAGCCCGTGTAAAACTAGCCCGAATGTTGGCAGAATTAGGCCACAATAAACCAGTTGAAATGCCAGACTTATCTACTAAAGAAAAGGCCCAAAAATTTATTGGTCTTGACATGGAAAAACTACGTAGAGAAAAAAAGGAATTTAAACAAAATGTGCTGCCTCAATGGTTAAAAGCAGCAAAAGAACGTGAAGCGAAAATGGACATTGCGAAAGTAAATTAATTATACCATCTAAAACCCAACCCGTGGCTTGCTCTATAGTAATCACGGGTTTATTTTGACCTTATGACATCATTATATCGAATTTTATCTTCCTCCAAATTAGCACTTATATTACTGGTAGTATTTGCTATTGCCATGGCAACAGCCACATTCATTGAAAATGATTTTGGCACGGCTACCGCCTGGCAGCTTATTTATAATGCCTTGTGGTTTGAACTAGTAATGCTCGGGTTATGCGTCAGTTTTGTGTTCAATATTTCCAAATACAAATTATGGCGAAAACAAAAATGGCCTATTTTACTTTTTCATTTATCATTTATTTTAGTCATAATTGGTGCTGGGGTTACTCGATATATTTCTGAATCCGGAGTTATGCGTATCCGCGAAGGAGAAAGTTCTTCAACCATTATATCCAACACCAATTACTTCCAGGTACACATTAGTGATGGTGATAACGTAGCTGTATTAAAAAAACAACTAGATTTTTCTCCTTTATCAGAAAATGAATTCACAATTCAGACAGACTATAAAGGTCAGACCTATACTATAAGTTTGGACAAATTTGTAGCAGATGCTCAACCACAAATTATTGAATCAGAAAAGGGCCAACCTCTTTTGGAACTTGTAATCGCAAGCGAAGATTCAGGTAGAGAAACCATTGTTTTACGTCAGGGAGAAACTGAAACAATAGGTTCACACAACCATAGTATTGGTTTTAATGTTGAAGAGCCAGTAATGATTCATTTTAAACTGCAAGACAACACAATTTATCTACAAAGCACGGAAGATCTTAGTTCATTTGTAATGAGCACTCAGGAGGCTGGAACATTCAAAAAAGATAGTCTACAACCCCTGCAATTGAGATCCTTATATCGTGCCCATGACTTTTCTTTTGTCCCAATTTCATACCATCCAAAGGGAGATTTTGAATTGGTGAGTACATCTGAAAAACCAAAAGATAATGACAGCTCAAAGGATGACGCATTGGTAGTAACTGTACAAAAGGAAGACGAAAAAAAAACGGTATCGCTACTTTATAGAGAAGGTTTCCTACCAACACACCATCAAACTACTTTTGACGACGTTTCAGTCACATTATCTTATGGTTCTGAAGAAATTTCTCTTCCGTTCGAGGTACGCCTAAATGACTTCCAATTGGAGAGATATCCTGGCTCTACTAGCCCTTCCTCCTATGCAAGTGAAGTAACTGTTTTAGACCAAAAAGAGGAGTTTCCTTATCGAATTTTTATGAACAATGTTCTAGATTACAAAGGGTACAGATTCTATCAAGCCAGCTATGACACCGACGAATTAGGCACGGTACTCGCCGTAAACAAAGATCGCCCAGGAACACTAATCACCTATTTCGGATATTTATTGATGGGAATAGGGATGCTTTTTTCTTTATTTGGAAAACATTCAAGATTTTGGCAAATCAATCAAAAGCTACGAAGATTAAAAAAAGGTCAACTCACCTTACTAATAATAACACTTTTCAGTACTACTTACTTAGCAGCATTCGATAGGGATACAAATGATGACATTTTCAAAAGGCAATCCATTAACAAACATCAATCCGAATTATTTGGTCGACTTCTTGTACAAGATCTAGATGGTCGAATTAAACCTATTAACACCCTAGCCTCCGAGTTTTTACGAAAACTTTCTGGTAAACCATATTATAAAAGTGACAATTTAAATTTATCAGCGGACCAGGCATTCCTTGCAATGCATATGTTTCCAAATGATTGGCAACAAATCCCAGTTATTAAAATAGATAGAAAAAAAGGAGGAGATGTTTTTAAAGATCTCAAAACCAATGCTTCTGGGCTTGTATCCTTTCAATCGCTTCTGGGTCCACAAGGCGAATATCTATTAGCGGAAGCGGCGGAACTAGCTAATGTGAAAAAACCCGCTGAACGTTCTGAATCTGACAAAGAGATCCTTAAAGTAGATGAACGCTTTAATATTCTTTATAATGTATTATCTAGGGGTTAT harbors:
- a CDS encoding RrF2 family transcriptional regulator codes for the protein MLSNSSKYAINAVLYIAVNASENQKIGVKEVADAIQIPSPFLAKLLQTLAKKNVITSTKGPGGGFFLTEENQKLPLMEVVEHIDGSEKFSMCVLGLKECSEESPCPIHHSVQPFKVSFLHELRHNSIASFAEKVKKGETFLFIQ
- a CDS encoding GH3 auxin-responsive promoter family protein; the protein is MPITIFNSIASWFLKKRIHQMELFIKYPNEVQQELLNQLLQTAQYTYYGKMYDFSNIRNYEQFRSKVPVVRYEEMEPFIERTRCGEQNVFWPTPIRWFAKSSGTTNAKSKFIPVSEEALQDCHYKSSKDLLCLYLNNNEDSQLFTGKSLRLGGSKQLYEDKGTYFGDLSAILIDNMPIWAEFSSTPSNKVSLMSEWETKMQAIIKEAVHENVTSLAGVPSWMLVLLNNALETTGKNHLLELWENLEVYFHGGVSFTPYREQYHKLIPKDSFNYYEIYNASEGFFAIQDRNHSDELLLMLDYGVFYEFIPMDTYGTPHEKVIPLWDVEVGKNYAIVITTNAGLWRYLIGDTVRFTSIAPHRIKITGRTKHFINVFGEELIIENTEEALKRTCKATGAELIDYTVAPVFMKGKSKGAHEWLIEFKTFPGSIANFAQLLDLELQKLNSDYEAKRYNNMTLSPLILHTARPQLFYDWLKAHDKLGGQHKVPRLSNERKHLDELLQMNVKN
- a CDS encoding DUF2797 domain-containing protein, which gives rise to MFEGVLVKMKSELQIPIQYYLEMKEDFIHLNQALDKTFQITFLNYECLNCGKNLPIYRQGFCKSCFFEVPQAADWVMRPELSKAHLGIEERDLSYEKEMQLQPHIVYLANSSEVKVGVTRKSQIPTRWIDQGAHEAILLVEVPNRYLAGITEVALKNHISDKTNWRKMLSNDVEDVNLEAVKEKLAEFIPEEVKPYYVDTKLTEEHLNFPVLQYPTKVKSLNLDKTSDYKGVLKGIKGQYLIFEDGTVFNVRANEGYCVRINIGFIE
- the arsS gene encoding arsenosugar biosynthesis radical SAM (seleno)protein ArsS (Some members of this family are selenoproteins.), whose translation is MATKSLFARHNSLANTKTQLEILNNNELFGPKGLPTFNQQAEKFNSFPLRPIDLEILQINMGYMCNQVCAHCHVDAGPDRKEIMSKETLSQCLTILKNSKVHTIDLTGGAPEMNPHFRWFIEEVSQLGIRDIIVRSNLTILRANKKYLDLPEFFKKHNIHIISSMPHWTRGKTDQQRGEGVFEKSIQALKRLNEIGYGMPESNLQLDLVYNPSGAFLPTSQNALEIEFKKALLADFDIHFHKLFALTNLPISRFLEYLIASDNYEDYMQELVEAFNPITLNNIMCKNTLSIRWDGNIYDCDFNQMLDLKIASTCQNIAEFNIEQITKRNIITSQHCYGCTAGAGSSCQGSVI
- a CDS encoding alginate export family protein, translating into MKIFKALFIIFMTLLLCSQTWAQGEFSLTADVRSRFEYRHGFSTLFPDDADPAAFVNQRTRLNLQYNNERLKLFMSVQDVSTWGDTPQILPTDGNDSFSLFQAWAQLLLNENWSIKAGRQVLSYDDQRILGGLDWAMQGRFHDALLVKYAKNKLALDIGGAFNQEKTANFNTAFTTQGAFSYKSMQYFHLHQEIDKAGLSILFLNTGFQKFTNNNYASPNGVAYRQTAGAYTTFPIGMLKFEASGYYQFGKFTENSEISAYQISLDGSYKTNNVLFGLGMEMLSGTDQNGDSKIKSFIPLYGTNHKFNGYMDYFYVGNHAYSVGLNDLHARVNIGFTDRSNLLIKAHYFIANANLALDADPYLGTEIDLVFTQKILKDVKLDVGYSHMFASESMSLIKAGAPHDNTNNWAWAQLSINPSLFNTKKD
- a CDS encoding arsenosugar biosynthesis-associated peroxidase-like protein, with amino-acid sequence MQKTYYDPADLKKFNSITEWNEELGTKFFEYYAKVFEEGSLTAREKSLIALAVAHTVQCPYCIDAYTGDGLQRGITKEEMMEALHVAAAIRGGASLVHGVQMMNKYNKLSM
- the nrfA gene encoding ammonia-forming cytochrome c nitrite reductase, translating into MKNKVLFVVTILVVFLLGLLASSIINRKNEAKYKYVPQVDIGENEPRNEVWGKNYPQEYQSYLQTSDTTFSSYQGGGAMRDVLEEDPRLVVLWAGYGFSKDYSQGRGHYYAIEDIHNTLRTGAPKGEGDGPMPSTCWTCKSPDVPRLMNEIGVTEFYSGKWADKGHEVVNPIGCADCHDSKTMKLQITRPALVEAFESMGKDITKATHQEMRSLVCAQCHVEYYFNKNLPGKEGVPYLVFPWKNGFSAENMEQYYDDIDFQDWTHDISKAPMLKAQHPGYEVFMTGVHADRGVSCADCHMPYKSEGGQKYTDHHIQSPLNNTANACQVCHREETTKLVANVYERQQKFNESRLKLEDLLVKAHIEAGKCWELGATTEQMKAILTDIRHAQWRWDYAAASHGGSFHSPVESARVVASGLVIAQEARVKLARMLAELGHNKPVEMPDLSTKEKAQKFIGLDMEKLRREKKEFKQNVLPQWLKAAKEREAKMDIAKVN
- a CDS encoding c-type cytochrome produces the protein MKMRLHITLATLLTTFLISCGSKEEKKEGFSYERKTEPKEQEAPPKTTITGATVDLTNKGIGPVKSVTISETIDQSMASQGEELFKSLCAACHKPTKKFIGPAPINILERRSPEWVMNMIMNPEQMIKEDPIAIQLLKEANGAPMANQNVSEEQARAILEYFRTIK
- the nrfH gene encoding cytochrome c nitrite reductase small subunit, producing MFKIQHLLPTKKSKWRTTAVFLIAVVLGMGLFMAKEAEVVSYLSDDPQACVNCHVMTPVYNSWMHSSHREWTSCNDCHVPHDNILNTYYFKAKDGLYHASVFTLRAEPEVIKMREESQKVVQENCLRCHVQQVTQTKYEGWISTHSENRTDRTCWSCHREVPHGRIHGNSTIRYNIAPLPTDQETNIIPDWLDKEIKNTKK